One stretch of Schlesneria sp. DSM 10557 DNA includes these proteins:
- a CDS encoding glycosyltransferase family 25 protein yields MFDRAFVINLPFKTDRLHAFQARYPSCLPKAEVWHALHGDSVTPPDWWTAGNGAWGCYRSHLQILEHCYNAGIESYIVFEDDAIFRPDFDERLPRVLTELPGDWQQLYLGGQLLHEAAHPPGKVTESVYVPFNVNRTHAFAVHRRGYELLYRHLHQIPFAPHEHIDHHLGRLHESGRLKVYCPSRWLVGQDSGPSNISGNNNAATYFTDPERLAIVEGKREVRPVPSIFLESTIDVAVELERRGWHRGHWQNEQRLDRGVCAAMAGMKIHADLEQWYKVVMPEAVREGKSCICLFHPSLNWPCVESLGFARFHRVTADHPEDAERQLTEILCQLTDAVEDAAPPRRNLIYHIWPRKGNGVWQWNVKQLLQRIEQFDGVRSIGVATSPDADALVDVQRAFDGVRIDNWIEFPNDPNMGEAQTFVKLLDTLRVGDGSITFRGHAKGVKYDDPLTCRDWTEMLYEICLDDPEHVSATLEQFPVAGPFCVENRWPGGNRFGWYYSGGFYWFTGDILKKPEATSIRRDYWAAELWPGQHYDRNEIGILFGQNCGHLYETGEVERMRAWLEEWRSQGRNARTATCGS; encoded by the coding sequence ATGTTTGACCGCGCTTTTGTGATTAACCTTCCCTTCAAAACCGACCGACTGCACGCGTTCCAGGCACGCTATCCGAGCTGCCTGCCGAAGGCAGAAGTCTGGCACGCCCTGCATGGGGATTCCGTCACGCCACCAGACTGGTGGACAGCAGGAAACGGTGCATGGGGTTGCTACCGAAGTCACCTTCAGATTCTCGAACATTGCTATAACGCGGGCATCGAGTCCTACATCGTGTTCGAGGATGACGCGATCTTCCGGCCTGATTTTGACGAGAGACTGCCCAGGGTCCTGACTGAACTTCCCGGCGATTGGCAACAGCTTTATCTCGGCGGACAGTTGCTGCACGAAGCGGCTCACCCACCCGGCAAAGTGACCGAATCGGTCTACGTCCCCTTCAATGTGAACCGGACCCACGCCTTTGCCGTTCATCGTCGAGGTTATGAGCTGCTCTACAGGCACCTCCACCAGATCCCCTTTGCTCCCCACGAACACATCGATCATCATCTGGGGCGCTTGCACGAGTCAGGAAGGCTTAAGGTCTACTGTCCTTCCCGGTGGCTGGTCGGCCAGGACAGCGGTCCATCGAACATTAGCGGCAATAACAACGCCGCGACGTACTTTACCGATCCCGAGCGTCTGGCCATCGTGGAGGGGAAAAGAGAAGTTCGTCCCGTGCCCTCCATTTTTCTGGAATCCACAATCGACGTCGCAGTGGAGTTGGAGCGACGTGGCTGGCACCGCGGCCACTGGCAGAATGAGCAGAGGCTGGACCGGGGAGTCTGTGCGGCGATGGCCGGGATGAAGATCCATGCGGATCTGGAGCAGTGGTACAAGGTCGTCATGCCCGAAGCGGTTCGTGAAGGGAAATCCTGTATCTGCTTATTCCACCCCTCGCTGAACTGGCCTTGCGTCGAGTCGCTTGGCTTTGCCCGCTTTCATCGCGTTACAGCCGATCATCCTGAGGACGCAGAACGGCAACTGACCGAAATTCTTTGCCAGTTGACGGATGCCGTGGAAGACGCAGCACCGCCACGCCGAAATCTGATCTACCACATCTGGCCACGCAAGGGGAACGGCGTCTGGCAATGGAACGTCAAACAACTGCTGCAGCGGATTGAGCAATTCGATGGCGTTCGTTCCATCGGCGTGGCCACGTCTCCCGATGCAGATGCTCTGGTCGATGTCCAGCGAGCCTTCGACGGCGTGAGGATCGACAACTGGATCGAATTCCCTAACGATCCGAATATGGGAGAGGCTCAGACGTTCGTTAAGCTGCTGGATACGCTCCGCGTCGGCGACGGCTCGATTACGTTCCGCGGTCATGCGAAGGGTGTCAAATACGACGACCCGCTGACCTGCCGCGACTGGACAGAGATGCTCTATGAAATCTGTCTCGACGACCCCGAGCATGTCTCCGCAACGCTGGAGCAGTTTCCGGTAGCAGGTCCGTTCTGTGTCGAGAATCGCTGGCCGGGCGGGAACAGGTTCGGCTGGTACTATTCGGGCGGCTTCTACTGGTTCACTGGTGACATCCTGAAGAAGCCCGAGGCGACGTCGATTCGCAGAGACTATTGGGCGGCGGAACTCTGGCCCGGTCAGCACTATGACCGGAACGAGATCGGGATTCTGTTCGGCCAGAACTGCGGGCACCTGTACGAGACCGGGGAAGTGGAACGGATGAGGGCGTGGCTGGAGGAGTGGCGATCCCAGGGGCGAAACGCGAGGACCGCCACATGTGGTTCCTGA
- a CDS encoding DUF1559 domain-containing protein, with product MTRLRLTKQRQPRRGFTLIELLVVISIIAVLASLIAPAVQSARRAARRMECSNNLRQVGIAIINFSSGNNGTFPALSSTMSVTNANGTGTMAIGWPMQILPLIDNAALLKNIKNDAFINAGVATINGADAIDTIDDTGWIQVFTCPDDVDSHRRPGGLSYVVNAGFISSANFGVAEVFTSDATASGYHQVGSISWDGDSSLFSPTDIKTHSGTGVIWRSTSGFQSSLDFVGAGDGTSTTLLLSENIQAGNWYDIDVNALGFGPRIVTTSNQPTSDEFVFVGSVPTLNTDGTNFGTPDAATRPDGWFINRDIAAAPLSRPRPSSNHAGGVNAMMCDGSVKFINETIDKNVYAKLCTSDGVNRGERSLNQASF from the coding sequence ATGACTCGCCTTCGCCTCACAAAACAACGCCAGCCGCGACGCGGCTTCACGCTGATCGAACTTCTGGTGGTGATCTCGATCATCGCCGTACTGGCCTCCCTGATCGCACCTGCCGTGCAATCAGCTCGCCGTGCTGCACGCAGAATGGAATGCTCGAACAATCTCCGGCAAGTGGGGATTGCAATCATTAATTTCTCTTCGGGGAACAATGGTACTTTTCCCGCGCTTTCCTCGACAATGAGTGTTACCAATGCTAACGGCACTGGTACCATGGCTATTGGTTGGCCTATGCAGATTCTGCCCCTCATCGATAACGCAGCACTTCTCAAAAACATTAAGAACGACGCTTTCATCAATGCGGGTGTGGCGACAATCAACGGCGCTGACGCTATTGATACCATCGACGACACGGGCTGGATCCAGGTGTTCACTTGCCCTGACGACGTTGACTCGCACCGACGCCCAGGGGGACTAAGTTACGTTGTTAACGCTGGATTTATCTCAAGTGCCAACTTTGGTGTCGCTGAAGTTTTCACCAGCGACGCCACTGCCAGCGGATATCACCAAGTTGGGTCAATTAGCTGGGATGGCGACAGCAGCTTGTTTAGTCCAACCGATATCAAAACCCATTCAGGTACCGGAGTAATTTGGCGATCGACGAGTGGCTTTCAGTCCTCTCTTGACTTTGTAGGCGCTGGTGATGGAACCTCGACGACTCTCCTGCTCTCCGAGAACATCCAGGCCGGAAATTGGTACGATATCGACGTAAATGCGCTTGGGTTCGGTCCGCGAATTGTGACGACGAGTAATCAGCCTACATCAGATGAATTCGTATTCGTCGGTTCTGTCCCAACATTGAACACTGACGGAACCAATTTCGGGACTCCCGATGCCGCCACAAGACCTGATGGATGGTTCATCAACCGAGACATCGCTGCTGCCCCCCTGTCTCGTCCTCGGCCCAGTTCCAATCATGCTGGCGGAGTGAACGCGATGATGTGCGATGGATCCGTTAAATTCATCAATGAAACGATTGATAAGAATGTATATGCCAAACTCTGCACGTCAGATGGCGTAAATCGAGGGGAACGATCGCTGAATCAAGCGTCGTTCTGA
- a CDS encoding phage tail tube protein, protein MTEQMAYASRMTIAGHPMEFKTHSIKQVIELSEDDGLRGSRSRVLERVAQGLIHVSGQVEFEPTPAEVAILLPLIVSYSTTETVLTDALADVTIVIDNGTKTDTFVGRFTKGTFSGSSGQKIQLTVDFVGKTRATSAGGSLSGVPDITARPYMFYDMGSGITIGEATYSIDKFELTIDNHIEPTFMQGQVATDLEPTDRTVSLGVQTKYTATEDPLLVLATGGPDAEAPLAASITFTNGDHSMSFSFGAIVAKSESVVNNGKRTKLRLPLNYHCYKVGTTLETVPVLV, encoded by the coding sequence ATGACAGAACAAATGGCCTATGCATCGAGAATGACGATTGCAGGGCACCCCATGGAGTTCAAGACTCACTCGATCAAGCAAGTTATCGAGTTGAGTGAGGATGACGGACTTCGGGGAAGCCGCTCTCGCGTACTGGAACGGGTCGCCCAGGGGCTGATTCATGTTTCGGGGCAAGTGGAGTTCGAGCCCACGCCAGCGGAAGTGGCGATTCTGCTTCCCTTGATCGTCAGTTACTCGACGACAGAGACCGTCCTGACGGACGCACTGGCGGACGTGACGATTGTCATCGACAACGGTACCAAAACCGACACATTCGTCGGCCGGTTCACAAAAGGAACCTTCTCAGGCTCGTCGGGGCAGAAGATTCAATTGACCGTCGATTTCGTCGGCAAGACCCGTGCGACGTCCGCTGGAGGTTCGCTCTCGGGAGTTCCCGATATCACCGCACGGCCCTATATGTTTTACGACATGGGAAGCGGGATCACGATCGGTGAAGCAACGTATTCAATCGATAAGTTCGAACTCACCATCGACAATCATATTGAACCGACATTCATGCAGGGGCAAGTCGCCACCGACCTCGAGCCGACCGACCGCACGGTGTCGCTGGGGGTGCAGACGAAGTACACGGCGACCGAAGACCCGCTTCTCGTTCTGGCGACGGGAGGTCCTGACGCAGAAGCTCCCCTGGCGGCGTCGATCACGTTCACGAACGGCGATCACTCGATGTCATTTTCGTTCGGTGCGATTGTGGCGAAATCTGAATCCGTGGTGAACAACGGCAAGCGAACCAAGTTGAGACTGCCATTGAATTATCACTGCTACAAAGTGGGAACGACGCTCGAAACCGTTCCCGTCCTGGTCTGA